One segment of Pangasianodon hypophthalmus isolate fPanHyp1 chromosome 10, fPanHyp1.pri, whole genome shotgun sequence DNA contains the following:
- the LOC113534080 gene encoding ankyrin repeat and EF-hand domain-containing protein 1-like yields MSLEEIHETEKSVEWSVPVKPLLSRNVVAESPLEIKQVYKLLQCVNQKNKERVEKMVRLGVPGLINLTEPKEGTSALHLVSVANDLDMARLLLSLKAHPDIQDKRGRTAMMLAAELGQVRMVELLANNKASMTLVDKEGKGLLFYCIGPTKMHAQILEMAVNMDADVKNISYAGKSVFMFACEKAKECENLCVRLLERGADPNAADPVTGCTALMAAVRAGSVALVRAILNTGGNPNTVDRMRLHAAHIAAAKGFFEVLRMLSGYSADFNLTSLLGNTAMHAAAAGGHAECCRFLFQRGCSVMKKNQQELLPSQIAKKNGHKAALKELKEAEQAMNSGKLPSVTEARLHDWSYEHEAELRQAFQPAEEADAPVDSVSKETFVSVLQAHHAPIDDDSLKTVISLLDRNCWGKVNINDFFMGSKFLPNKYELSSYKPTTLTTGRTDKMEAKTDGCPQTGDVVPDMMKKIDGILQYLSKRFEPFTDTSRQAADRTEDPSLYFDEPKEIYINASLCVRRNDFESLSLAFSQHVPVDIRDHFYKTPLMTACIIGNYQMARFLISHGANVNMYDQFQWTALHHACFAGHADIVKLLLEHSAVVDATTSNGVTPLMRAIQSCKFNCVDQLVNSGANIEAINKHGQNCLVLAQMYGTREICDFVEIELERTKLSQAKGSGKEKILTPAPPAAKEGVTEKTKKSAGQRRRIIALNPHTTDHCITLPSTTFWGKEVVSTPQLEQRQADRKNHFTNEDKMKISEDKPISANTARNPRQKGATSNR; encoded by the exons ATGTCTTTGGAAGAGATTCATGAGACAGAGAAGTCTGTGGAATGGAGCGTTCCTGTGAAGCCCTTGCTGAGCAGGAACGTCGTGGCAGAAAGTCCACTGGAGATCAAGCAGGTGTATAAACTGCTGCAGTGCGTAAACCAGAAAAATAAAGAGCGGGTGGAGAAGATGGTGCGTTTGGGCGTCCCAGGTCTGATCAACCTGACAGAGCCGAAAGAGGGGACCAGCGCCCTGCACCTGGTCTCCGTGGCCAACGATCTGGACATGGCTCGTCTCCTCCTGTCTCTGAAAGCTCATCCTGATATCCAGGACAAAAGGGGACGGACTGCAATGATGCTCGCTGCAGAACTCGGTCAAGTCCGCATGGTAGAGCTTCTGGCCAATAATAAAGCCAGCATGACTTTAGTGGACAAAGAGGGCAAGG GGCTGCTGTTTTACTGCATTGGCCCAACGAAAATGCACGCACAAATCCTGGAGATGGCAGTTAACATGGACGCAGATGTTAAGAACATCTCCTACGCAGGGAAATCTGTGTTCATGTTCGCCTGTGAAAAAGCAAAAGAGTGTGAGAACCTCTGCGTGCGGCTTTTAGAGAGAGGAGCCGATCCCAACGCCGCTGATCCG gtgACGGGGTGCACGGCTCTGATGGCGGCGGTGAGAGCCGGATCTGTTGCGTTGGTCAGAGCGATCCTGAACACAGGAGGAAACCCGAACACAGTGGACAGAATGCGACTGCACGCTGCTCACATTGCAGCGGCCAAAGGCTTCTTCGAG GTGCTGAGGATGCTGTCAGGATACTCGGCTGATTTCAACCTGACGTCATTGCTTGGAAATACAGCAATGCATGCAGCTGCAGCTGGAGGCCACGCTGAGTGCTGCAGGTTTCTGTTTCAGAGAG GATGCAGTGTGATGAAGAAGAACCAGCAGGAATTACTTCCAAGTCAGATTGCTAAAAAAAACGGCCACAAAGCTGCTCTAAAGGAGCTAAAAGAGGCAGAACAAGCTATGAACTCTGGAAAACTACCTTCCGTCACTGAAGCCAGGCTACACGATTGGTCATATGAGCATGAGGCAGAGCTGAGGCAGGCCTTCCAACCTGCTGAGGAGGCAGACGCTCCTGTGGACTCTGTGTCAAAGGAGACGTTTGTGTCCGTCCTGCAGGCGCATCACGCTCCTATAGATGACGACAGTCTGAAAACTGTCATCAGCTTGCTGGATAGGAATTGCTGGGGCAAAGTTAACATCAATGACTTCTTCATGGGGAGTAAGTTCCTGCCGAACAAATATGAGCTTTCTTCCTATAAGCCTACGACGTTGACGACAGGCAGGACGGATAAGATGGAGGCAAAGACAGACGGGTGCCCTCAGACGGGTGACGTCGTTCCagatatgatgaaaaaaattgacGGCATCCTGCAGTACTTGAGTAAACGCTTTGAGCCGTTTACTGATACCAGTCGGCAGGCGGCTGACCGTACAGAAGACCCTTCTTTGTACTTTGATGAGCCCAAGGAAATTTACATCAACGCCAGCCTATGTGTGAGAAGAAACGACTTTGAGTCACTGAGCTTAGCGTTTAGCCAGCATGTCCCTGTGGACATTAGGGATCATTTTTACAAAACGCCACTCATGACTGCCTGCATCATTGGGAACTACCAGATGGCTCGCTTCCTCATCTCACATGG GGCGAATGTGAACATGTATGATCAGTTTCAATGGACTGCTCTACATCACGCCTGCTTCGCCGGACACGCGGATATCGTCAAACTCTTACTGGAGCACAGTGCTGTTGTAGATGCTACGACCTCAAACGGAGTGACGCCGCTAATGAGGGCCATCCAAAGCTGCAAATTCAACTGCGTGGATCAGCTCGTGAATTCCGGCGCGAACATTGAGGCCATAAACAAACACG GACAAAACTGTTTGGTCCTCGCCCAGATGTATGGAACTAGGGAAATCTGCGATTTTGTCGAAATTGAGTTAGAGCGTACAAAGCTCAGCCAGGCAAAGGGatcaggaaaagaaaagattCTGACACCAGCACCTCCTGCAGCTAAG gaggGTGTGACAGAAAAGACAAAGAAGAGCGCAGGCCAAAGAAGACGCATAATAGCTTTAAATCCACACACTACAGACCACTGCATTACCCTCCCCTCTACAACC ttttgggGGAAGGAGGTTGTATCGACCCCTCAGCTTGAGCAGAGGCAAGCAGACAGGAAAAACCATTTCACAAATGAGGACAAGATGAAGATCTCAGAAGACAAACCCATTAGTGCAAACACAGCGAGGAATCCGAGGCAGAAGGGCGCGACCAGCAATCGTTAA